From Hydra vulgaris chromosome 15, alternate assembly HydraT2T_AEP, one genomic window encodes:
- the LOC136091407 gene encoding mu-type opioid receptor-like has translation MKQTSVNNSSITRFELNVRVLTWYSLITVLGIIGNGVVMIVVFLSKNINRTSSFHIAIFSLALTNFMVSLFSLPTYIMSTNTFKKYHPQNISGDLMRKFITGYSLQCWLIAASVFLLVFISIERRNTILHKKLLLLKHKSTKSKIATMVLIFLIALIKESLGASFIIYDPNGKQFGNFCKYCLDKNKQMILTICIVILDTVIPVVIISFCFYQFSLSLKKIGVFLGKSLQVNKVDIIHVREVNTVKTIKLIAVAFCICILPNRILLVLSSLEVEIMKWNNPISQVFVLMRLSNSFINPLIFCFQSKQFRQNLSIVFHQFYKRKRITSRKGKQLSNCFKPLPDMTF, from the coding sequence AGTATAACGCGCTTTGAATTAAATGTCCGGGTGCTAACTTGGTATTCATTGATTACAGTTTTAGGAATAATTGGAAATGGCGTTGTAATGATTgttgtatttttatctaaaaatattaatcgCACGTCATCGTTTCATATTGCCATATTTTCATTAGCACTTACTAACTTTATGGTATCTCTATTTAGCTTACCAACTTATATTATGTCAActaatacctttaaaaaatatcatccTCAAAACATTAGTGGTGATTTGATGCGTAAATTTATTACTGGCTATTCTTTACAATGTTGGTTGATAGCTGCTtcagtttttttacttgtatttatttcaattgaaaGACGGAATACAATAttgcataaaaaacttttattgcttAAACATAAATCTACAAAGTCTAAAATTGCAacaatggttttaatttttttaattgctttaattaAAGAATCTTTGGGAGCATCGTTTATAATATATGATCCAAACGGAAAGCAATTTGGaaacttttgtaaatattgCTTAGACAAAAACAAGCAAATGATTCTTACAATCTGTATTGTTATTTTAGACACAGTAATACCTGttgttattatttcattttgtttttaccAATTCTCTttaagtcttaaaaaaattggtGTGTTTTTAGGAAAATCTTTGCAAGTCAATAAAGTTGATATTATACATGTTCGTGAAGTCAATAcagtaaaaacaatcaaattaatAGCAGTTGCTTTTTGCATTTGTATTTTACCGAATAGAATACTTTTAGTACTCAGTTCTTTAGAAGTAGAAATAATGAAATGGAATAATCCAATCTcccaagtttttgttttaatgcgattatcaaattcttttataaatccTTTGATATTCTGTTTTCAGAGTAAGCAGTTTAGACAAAATTTATCAATTGTGTTTCACCAGTTTTACAAACGAAAACGCATAACATCACGTAAAGGAAAACAACTATCAAATTGCTTCAAACCGTTGCCAGATATGactttttaa